A stretch of [Clostridium] innocuum DNA encodes these proteins:
- a CDS encoding Cof-type HAD-IIB family hydrolase, translated as MAYKIVFFDMDGTLYQTENDIIQESSLQAIQALKDQGYLVCAATGRPLNQMNLILERVQFDYMVMINGGYVLDREQRLLFENPLDRQTTQDIVDWCEQQENGLMFHFGDTSYIYDKFYPFYYFCRDHHVLNYLFYDEQRSYHKRHNAYNAVLMTKEQRSLEEFLAKHPLLRSDLIEVAQDHFCFDVFNANNDKFVGINQVLQKEGISWEECICFGDSTNDIKMLEMAGMGVAMGSATDYVKSFANMVTASVYDHGTARALQKILNLQLKL; from the coding sequence ATGGCTTATAAAATCGTGTTTTTTGATATGGATGGTACCTTGTATCAGACAGAAAACGACATCATTCAGGAATCCAGTCTTCAGGCGATTCAAGCATTGAAGGATCAGGGGTATCTCGTATGCGCCGCAACGGGTCGACCGCTGAATCAGATGAACCTGATTCTGGAGCGTGTACAGTTTGATTATATGGTGATGATCAACGGCGGCTATGTTCTGGATCGTGAGCAGCGCCTGCTGTTTGAAAATCCGCTTGACAGACAGACGACGCAGGATATCGTAGACTGGTGCGAGCAGCAGGAAAACGGACTGATGTTCCATTTCGGAGATACATCCTATATATATGATAAATTTTATCCGTTTTATTATTTCTGTCGAGACCACCATGTTCTGAATTATCTGTTCTATGATGAACAGCGCTCTTATCATAAACGGCACAATGCCTATAATGCAGTCCTGATGACAAAGGAGCAGCGCTCCCTGGAGGAATTTCTTGCAAAGCATCCGCTGCTGCGCAGCGATCTGATCGAGGTTGCACAGGATCATTTCTGCTTTGATGTATTCAATGCAAATAACGATAAGTTTGTGGGAATCAATCAGGTTCTGCAAAAAGAGGGGATTTCCTGGGAGGAATGCATTTGCTTTGGCGACAGCACCAATGATATCAAGATGCTGGAGATGGCAGGTATGGGGGTTGCCATGGGAAGTGCCACCGATTACGTAAAATCCTTTGCCAACATGGTGACAGCCTCTGTCTATGACCATGGAACAGCGCGTGCATTACAAAAAATTTTAAATCTGCAGCTCAAACTATAG
- the rpsG gene encoding 30S ribosomal protein S7, which yields MPRKGHVAKRDVLVDPIYNSKLVTRLINKIMIDGKRGVAQKILYNAFDIIEVKTNEKPMEVFEKALENVMPLLELKVRRVGGANYQVPVEVSAERRLTLGLRWIVNYARLRNEKTMEQRLAAEIMDAANGSGASVKKREDTHKMAEANKAFAHYRW from the coding sequence ATGCCTAGAAAAGGACATGTAGCAAAACGTGATGTATTAGTAGATCCAATTTACAACTCCAAGCTGGTTACTCGTTTAATCAACAAGATCATGATTGATGGTAAAAGAGGGGTTGCACAGAAGATTCTGTACAATGCGTTCGATATTATTGAAGTAAAAACTAACGAAAAACCAATGGAAGTTTTCGAGAAAGCTCTGGAAAACGTAATGCCATTACTGGAACTTAAGGTTCGCCGTGTTGGTGGTGCCAACTATCAGGTCCCGGTGGAAGTATCCGCTGAAAGACGTCTGACTCTTGGTCTGCGTTGGATCGTGAACTATGCTCGTTTAAGAAACGAGAAAACAATGGAGCAAAGACTTGCTGCTGAAATCATGGATGCAGCAAACGGAAGTGGTGCATCTGTTAAGAAACGTGAGGACACTCACAAGATGGCAGAGGCAAACAAAGCATTTGCTCATTACCGCTGGTAA
- the rpsL gene encoding 30S ribosomal protein S12, giving the protein MPTINQLIRKGREQSVKLSKSPALNRGYNSIKKRPTNLSAPQKRGVCTRVGTMTPKKPNSALRKYARVRLSNGMEVTAYIPGIGHNLQEHSVVMIRGGRVKDLPGVRYHIIRGTLDCAGVANRNQSRSLYGAKRPKEAKK; this is encoded by the coding sequence ATGCCAACAATTAACCAATTAATTCGTAAAGGTCGTGAACAGAGCGTGAAGCTTTCCAAGTCACCAGCTCTGAATAGAGGATATAACTCAATCAAGAAACGTCCTACAAACTTAAGTGCACCTCAGAAACGTGGAGTTTGTACTCGTGTCGGTACAATGACACCGAAGAAACCAAACTCAGCGCTGCGTAAATATGCCCGTGTTCGTCTGAGCAACGGTATGGAGGTTACTGCCTACATTCCTGGTATTGGACACAACCTGCAGGAGCATAGTGTTGTAATGATCCGTGGAGGACGTGTTAAGGATCTTCCAGGTGTTCGTTACCACATCATCCGTGGTACACTGGACTGTGCTGGAGTTGCGAACCGTAACCAGAGCCGTTCCCTGTACGGAGCAAAACGCCCAAAAGAAGCTAAGAAATAA
- the brnQ gene encoding branched-chain amino acid transport system II carrier protein produces the protein MKKLTFIQIISVSMMLFAIFFGAGNMIFPPAMGQLAGTSYISALAGFILTDAGIAILGVTAVVLAGTSMSDLGNLVSRRFALVLSVGVYMLIGPLFALPRTGSVSFEIALLPYIGENNAILWSLLFTAAFFGLTYYLSSNPSRIVDVVGKYLTPVLLISILAIFIASLLQETSNGAFSFGTMMEPSPAYVDIPFFKGMIEGYNALDGPAGLAFAILVITAIRSYGVTDKKSIARYTILCGLGAAGFLAVVYFMLTYVGAITNTPFTNGGALLHAVTNHLFGGIGGIILGIAVLFACLTTSIGLTTSFADYFQTILPKRWTYKRIAAAVCLFSFVISNIGLSQLITVSLPILIMIYPLTVVLMLLSFLKQRIGSRRMVYIMAMLFTFAVSFVNGMESAGVSLGIISDWFAELPFYELSIGWILPAVAGALIGLLPFWPMNNEGSGLTETRE, from the coding sequence ATGAAGAAATTAACATTTATTCAAATTATATCGGTATCTATGATGCTTTTTGCAATTTTTTTTGGTGCCGGCAACATGATTTTTCCTCCTGCTATGGGACAACTGGCTGGAACGAGCTATATCAGTGCCCTTGCAGGCTTTATTCTGACTGATGCGGGTATTGCAATTCTTGGAGTAACAGCTGTTGTACTGGCAGGAACTTCTATGAGTGATCTGGGAAATCTGGTCAGTCGGAGGTTCGCTTTGGTTCTATCGGTTGGTGTTTATATGCTAATCGGTCCGCTGTTTGCACTGCCAAGAACCGGAAGCGTTTCTTTTGAAATAGCATTGCTTCCCTACATAGGGGAGAACAATGCCATACTATGGTCATTGCTGTTTACAGCTGCCTTCTTCGGACTTACCTACTATCTGAGCAGCAACCCAAGCAGGATTGTGGATGTTGTCGGCAAATATCTGACGCCGGTCCTGCTGATCAGTATACTGGCTATCTTTATCGCCTCTCTTTTACAGGAAACAAGCAATGGTGCATTCTCTTTTGGAACCATGATGGAGCCGTCCCCTGCATATGTTGATATTCCGTTCTTTAAGGGCATGATCGAGGGCTATAATGCATTGGATGGACCGGCAGGGCTGGCATTTGCAATTCTTGTTATAACAGCAATTCGCAGTTATGGTGTTACAGATAAGAAATCCATTGCTCGTTATACGATACTCTGCGGTCTTGGAGCGGCAGGCTTTCTGGCAGTTGTTTATTTTATGCTCACCTATGTCGGGGCCATTACGAATACGCCCTTCACAAACGGCGGAGCACTTCTGCATGCAGTAACCAATCATCTGTTTGGCGGTATCGGTGGAATCATTCTGGGAATTGCTGTTCTATTCGCCTGTCTTACAACCTCAATTGGACTGACAACATCCTTTGCGGATTATTTTCAAACCATACTGCCCAAACGCTGGACCTATAAAAGAATAGCTGCTGCTGTCTGCTTGTTCAGCTTTGTGATTTCCAATATTGGCTTAAGTCAGCTAATCACTGTATCACTCCCAATTTTGATTATGATATATCCGCTCACCGTGGTGCTGATGCTTTTGTCTTTTCTAAAACAGCGGATCGGATCACGGCGAATGGTGTATATCATGGCGATGCTGTTCACCTTTGCAGTATCCTTCGTAAATGGTATGGAAAGTGCAGGTGTTTCCTTGGGGATAATCAGTGACTGGTTTGCAGAGCTACCGTTTTATGAGCTGAGTATCGGCTGGATTCTACCCGCAGTGGCAGGTGCATTGATCGGACTTCTGCCATTCTGGCCAATGAACAATGAAGGATCAGGACTAACAGAAACCAGAGAATAA